The Glycine soja cultivar W05 chromosome 9, ASM419377v2, whole genome shotgun sequence sequence CATAAAGCTTATGATTCGATTTCCTGGGAATTCTTGGATTGGATGCTTAAGTCCATTGGCTTCCCAGCCCAGTTCTGTACTTGAATCATGGAATGTGTTTCTTCCACTTTCTTTAGTGTGGCAGTCAATGGATCCATTTATGGTCACTTCAAAGGGCAGCGGGGTCTTAGACAAGGGGATCCTCTCTCCCCTTATCTGTTTGTGCTCTGTTTGGAGTACTTTTCCAGAGATATGAGCAGCCTCAAGGATGAtgccaattttaaatttcatcccaACTGTGCAAGTATTCAGCTATCTCATTTGGCTTTTGCAGATGATATTATGCTTCTATCTAAAGGAGATATCCCTTCTGTGTCAACTATGTTTGCCAAGCTTCAGCACTTCTATAGGGTTTCAGGGCTTTCCATCAGCTCTGATAAATCTGCCATATACTCAGCTGGTATTAGGCCTCATGAGCTTTCTCATATTCAGCAGCTTACTGGATTTAGCTTAGGTGACTTCCCTTTCAGATACTTGGGTGTTCCCCTTTTATCATCTAGATTAAATGTATGTCATTATGTTCCCTTGCTTTCCAAGATTACTGGCCTGATTCAGGGATGAAGCAAAAAGTCTTTATCTTATGCAGGTAAGTTAGAGTTGATCAGAGCGGTTATTCAAGGAATTGTGAATTTCTGGATGGGGATTTTTCCTTTGCCGCAATCTGTTCTGGATCGGATCAACGCTTCGTGCCGTGATTTTCTGTGGGGCAAAGCAGATATTGGCAAAAACAAGCCCTTGGTTGCTTGGTCAGTAGTTTGTTCTCCGAAAAAAGAAGGGGGTTTAGGCCTTTTTAATCTCAAGGCCTTTTTAACCTTGCGCTTCTTTCCCGTATCCTGTGGGACTTTCattgtaagaaagattctctatgggttcggtgggttcaccattactatttcagagggagcgatgtgtggaattacaatacttcttcatcagattcagttttgataaagaaaatcattcaaataagggaCTTTATTATCTCTAAAGAGCAAAGTACGGAAGAGGCCAAAAAGAGGATTCAATCTTGGAGCACCAATGAACAGTTGTTTGTTGgcaaagtctatgaatacattagaggtgtcaagcctactgttagttggtgttctgttatatggaacccagcaatcccccctaagatgtctttcattttgtggcttgctaaaaggaatcggctgcttactcttgacaaagttgcttttttgaacaagggttccctctgtcctttatgttcaaatgagcctgagtcaaatgctcatttgttcttttcttgcaggaaatctctccaagtttgggctcacattcgtgatttggctcctttccgcagacgtttcacttctttacagcgcattactgactctttaattaggggcagatccacatcaggtgttcaaggaaaattacgttgtctggctatagcaattacagtctactgcatttggctgtctaggaacaagctgatttttgaagattatcaattttctgtaatagaggttattagcaagattaagtttcttatgtatagacaagcgcacatgttgtatttgttttagcattttaatataggtcttcttgtattaggaagacttttgattttatttaactgcggggtatgccccgtttattattgtatcattttgggtttaatataatttacattttttcccaATAATTTCTCCAATTCAGCTGCCCAAACCCTATTCAGCCAACATCGAGTGTTTTGGTAAGTTTACTTCAACTGAACAAACGGGCCAATTTAACTAATTAGCCAGATTCTAACTAGAAGTTTTTGCCTTCAGTTGACCTTCAGTTCAGCTAACACTGGAAATTAGCCGAATCTGAAACTGATTTCGGAATGGTTGGTTTCATTATCATCAATTTTAAGTACATCTATGCTATTGTCAGCAATAGTTAAGCTCTATAAACACCATTGGATACTTGTGGTTGGAAAAGACTCCACTTGAGGAAGCATACCATGTGACTCACACTTAATTAGGAACTTAATTAGGAAGGTTATTAGAGTGCAAGTGTGAGTGAGAAGTTCAACATTGGATAGAAATAAACATGTTGATCAAAATCTAAATGACAATGGTTCACAAACCTAGTGTCTTACAGTTTTGAGTTGTATTTGGTGTCAAATTCATTTGTAAGGTTGTCTTGTGGCCTATTAATGGAGATCTTCCTCATACTTTACCTCCTCATATTCTTAAAAATACTAATGAAAAACCACATATCCTAAATATGATGACCTGCTCTTATAGTGGCAAAAACTTTACTCTTAAACTTTAGTCAAGTTTCAAGATGCAAACATCCAATAacaaaacatccaaaatctaGGATCTACTTCTTGCCATATTAtctgttggaaaataaaaatgagtagTGCAAACAGAAACAAAACACCTATTCAAAGATATCATTATGTCGTGAAAATCATTGCCTTGAAAGAAAAATTCGGACCTCAATGCAAATCTGAAATGCCGACTGTTCTCCAAGATTAACATAACGAGCCTATGAACACGTGCACTTGTGACCTTAGGCTATGGAAAGCATAGATCAATTGTCCAGATTATGAATAACAAAACATTAATAGATACCTGCAGTTGGCCATTGTCCaacattatcaaatatttataaatctacaaatttatataaatacctGGACCAATAACAATTGGTTGTCAACTATTGTGGAATCTCTGATAATCAATCACATACAAAAAAGGAATGGTACGTGTTCTTCCTTAACTAAATTGCATTGGCTTCCTAATTACCTTAGTTTCTTAATAAGACTGTCATCTCTCTTCCCAatgcaaagaagaaaaaatatgttgTTATTGAATATATCATGGACCATAACCAATTAGTTTCTTCTATATGGTTAATTAGGGTTCCTATAAATCCCTAATGGCCATTATTGGTATCAACTCATTACATTCACACCAATTTTAGAAAGGTATAGGTTCACCAAAGCACACCACACCACTTAAAATGAAGCCCATTGAATTAAATGCCTAATCTAAATGCATTAAACATGACAGCCGCATTTAGAATAGGGAACGTGAAATCCCTAACAAAACTATTTATAAATCttgaaaatcataaattctagaaACCCTCCACTCATGTCTTGAACATTCCTACAGTATGCATGTTAGATATGAACAAGAGTGAGAATAAAGAGTATTGTGTAATTggcatttcttttatttctatttttatttactgtTTTCTTTATCATAGACAATCATTCAACTTTAGATTAATGCTGAGGACTGAATGAACTCGTGTAATATGTGGCAGCATTTGAAGCAAGAAACAGCAaacttgatgaagaagattgaGCTTCTTGAAGCTTCAAAACGGTTCAAcatctctttcttttctatcCATCTTCGCAAATTAGTTGTGTTCACTGTTAGGTTTCACTCACAACAAAAAGAATATATTGCATTGTACTATTCATCCCTTAGGAAGCTCTTGGGAGAAGGTTTGGGGTCATGCTCTTTAGAAGAACTGCAACAGATAGAACAACAGTTGGAAAGGAGTGTAAGCAGTGTTCGTGCAAGAAAGGTTAGCTTAACaagctcataatttttttttattttaatattttaatttgataagtATCTGAATCCCAACTTTCTATTATTCAGAATCAGGTTTACAAGGAACAAATTGATCAACTAAAAGAGAAGGTATGTTGTTCATAAAGTTGGTTGGAGTTGAATTTGCGAATGCCATctttcatttgattttgttaaatGCCAATGTAAACCTATGGAACTTGACTTCTTCTATAAGAGTATTTGATTCCAGGTTATGTGATCCAATAAGCCTCATTGTGGTACATTTAAGGTTACTTTAAATTTAGCTCTTCTAGGTTTGGAGATTCACTTTAATTTAGATTTAGAGagtaaacaaataatatattatacatgTTTATGCATTTAATCACAATCCCAATCATTGATTTTTCAACCTTCCATGTTAGGTCATTTGGACCTTATATTAACCAAAAATTGAAACTGCAAAAAGAGGAGAAAAACAAATTTGGAACCCTTTTCAAACATAAGTCCAATTCCAACTGGGGACAACCGCATAGTTGTGACTAATTGCCATCTGAAACCGGTGTTATCAGTATTACTCCTTGatattttgtgtttgaatttaATTCTGTATCATTCTGAGTtcatgactttatttttttgtaaagagaatgaaagttgtttttatttccCATGATTTCATAACttgagaaaaacaaataaagaaatctCAGCTTGGATTACATTAAAGAGGTGCTAACTAGTGTGTTTGATTACAATACAGGAAAGAGCCCTATATGCTGAAAATGCTAGGCTGTGTGAGCAGGTGAAATTACACTTTTGTTAGCtgtctataatttattttggagATGATTGTTGAGCACTTGTATTAGATTTGGAGGAATGCAAACAATACATTctttattatcattttcttttcaacacACATTCCACTATTAAGTGAAATTCATGTAGGTTGTCTTAAAGAATAaatgaaactgatcattaaatAGGTGCAAATTACATCATTAACTTAGAACTTAAATGAATTTCAcccaattgaaaaaataattgtgttGAAAAGAATACATCAGAGAGtgtatttttaacaatttttttttttttttgtattttagaaACCTTTCAGTTGGACTGAAAACCTAATACTAACTGAAATTCTCTTGTAGTATGGTGGTATCCAGCCACAGCCAGCAACAAAGGATCCGAAAGAAATTCAACCCTATGCAGAAAGCAGTCCAAGTTCAGAAGTGGAGACTGAATTGTTCATTGGACTACTCAGGTCTAGctattgaacataatttaatCCTTGCCTATGCAAATATCAAATAAGAAGCCCAACTGCAATGTATAAATATCACATGTTTCCTAATACTGAGATGAATAATATTATCGCTTGTATTATATAAAGAACTTTCTAGCCTTATGATTAGGGtttaattattgatatgttTGCCTTTCCTCATTTCTGAAGCCCTTTTCATATATAATAGCATGCACAAAAGGGATCTAATTCAATTAGTTGAACATGGTATGTGAGTGATATAAATCTTTTGATATCGTCTTCAATTtccatcaattaaaaaaatatataatagcgTGCATTTATAGGAAAATTAGCTTGCAAATTTcacatcattaaattttattactttctttCCCTAAAGTTGACTTTTTATCTTCTAAGGATCCAATGTAAATGTTTTTCTCTGatactaatattattttgattttatattaagagagaaaatattaaaaaaaaaattcctccgCTTCAGTTTAGAGtcaactattttaaaatttgtgtaattcccagataaattgtttaaaaacacAGGAATCTAAAATTTGACAATAGAAAAGTAATAAGCAAGACATTAGTTCATAAAATGTTAGTATTCACCAAATTGTTAAAATGCTTATGGCAAATGAAAGTTATCCTATTTCAAAATTAGGACATGCCACAGGCCTCAACTAACATGAATTGAATTCAACACCTCACAGTTAACCAATTTAGGAAGCACATTGCCAAATGTGCTACTCCTCTTTGAACTTTAGTATGAGAACATAATTCTGAGAACAGCATCCTTTGTGGGGAGAGAAGGTATGGCTCCTCTACCTGTCACTGTGAAAGCAGCACAAgcatttgcaaaatcaagagcCTCCCTCAATCTTTTCTCATCCTAAAAATGGCAGAGGAAGGAACTCTTAGCTTCAATTTCTTGGGAATTACATGGAtcatagatgataattggaattataaaaaaaacagaaagtttAAAGTTTACATTCAATGAAACATGTTGAAATGAAATTATC is a genomic window containing:
- the LOC114425260 gene encoding MADS-box protein SOC1-like, whose amino-acid sequence is MVRGKTQLRRIENATSRQVTFSKRRNGLLKKAFELSVLCDAEVALIIFSPRGKLYEFASSSMQDTIERYRRHNRSAQTVNRSDEQNMQHLKQETANLMKKIELLEASKRKLLGEGLGSCSLEELQQIEQQLERSVSSVRARKNQVYKEQIDQLKEKERALYAENARLCEQYGGIQPQPATKDPKEIQPYAESSPSSEVETELFIGLLRSSY